A DNA window from Peromyscus leucopus breed LL Stock chromosome 3, UCI_PerLeu_2.1, whole genome shotgun sequence contains the following coding sequences:
- the LOC114681586 gene encoding JNK1/MAPK8-associated membrane protein-like, whose translation MACFGLYCGKTLLFKNSSTEIYGECGACPRGQRTNEEKYCQPCTKSPELYDWLYLGFMAMLPLVSHWFCIGWDTKKRLFIGMIFQQASALFECSMAAVVTLLVSNPPGSLSIYSCGVLMLSDWYTMLYNPSPDYITTLHCTQEAVYPLYTIVFVYYAFCLLFMMLLRPFLVKKIQYRLRIPNPFGSIYTALYFFPVLTILQAVAGGLLYYAFPYIVLVASLANLAVYLVFDKIETYSDLIRKDRLLVLFSHWFLHGYGLIALSREDQFEQNLSLLILVPLPLLFYFLTTKFTKPSRIISEGAKWY comes from the coding sequence ATGGCCTGCTTTGGACTCTACTGTGGCAAGAccctattatttaaaaatagctcAACTGAAATATATGGAGAGTGTGGGGCATGCCcaagagggcagaggacaaatgaagagaaatactGCCAGCCTTGCACCAAGTCCCCGGAACTTTACGACTGGCTTTACCTTGGATTCATGGCGATGCTGCCTCTCGTTTCCCATTGGTTCTGCATCggatgggacacaaagaaaagactTTTCATTGGTATGATTTTTCAGCAAGCTTCCGCATTGTTTGAATGTAGTATGGCAGCCGTGGTCACATTACTTGTAAGTAATCCCCCCGGCAGCCTTTCCATCTATTCATGCGGGGTACTGATGCTTTCGGATTGGTACACGATGCTCTACAATCCAAGTCCAGATTACATCACCACCCTGCACTGCACCCAGGAAGCCGTATACCCACTGTACACCATTGTGTTCGTTTACTATGCTTTCTGCTTGCTGTTCATGATGCTGCTCCGACCGTTTCTGGTGAAGAAGATCCAGTACAGACTCCGCATTCCAAACCCGTTCGGAAGCATTTACACTGCCCTCTACTTCTTCCCGGTTTTGACTATACTGCAAGCGGTTGCAGGAGGCCTCTTGTACTATGCCTTCCCATACATCGTATTGGTGGCATCTTTGGCTAATCTGGCTGTgtacctggtttttgacaaaatAGAGACCTACAGTGATCTGATAAGGAAGGACAGACTTCTTGTCCTGTTCAGCCACTGGTTTCTTCATGGCTACGGCCTAATTGCCCTCTCCAGAGAGGACCAATTTGAACAAAACCTGTCCTTGTTAATTTTGGTACCTCTCCCGCTCCTGTTTTACTTCTTGACTACCAAATTTACCAAACCATCGCGGATAATCTCAGAAGGAGCCAAATGGTattga